AGCTTGCTACTAGATTTGCTGTGAAGGTTCCTCCTTGTTACTACTTTCAAGAATTGCTAAATGCTGCCACGGCACTAATTACTACCTCAATATAAATCAAGCTAGTAAAATATGTGATGAATTACAAGCATTTGCTAATGAATGCGGCTTTTTCAAAAAGAAATATTGCATTCATTGCTACCGTTACAATCCATGCAACGCCAAATGGCATTCGCGCTTTATTGAAGAGACGAAGGGGAAAgggattatataggctaggcAGACCGACGAGCTCTAcgccacaataataataattggttttggggggaaaggaaatggcgcagtatctgtctcatatatcgttggacacctgaaccgcgccgtaagggaaggggtaaaggcgggaatgaaagaagaaaggaagagagaggtgccgtagtggaggactccggaataatttcgaccacctggggatctttaacgtgcactgacatcacacatcacacgggccccttagcgtttttcctccataaaaaacgcagccgccacggtcgggttcgaacccgggaacccgaccgcggctgctgcgtttttatggaggcagaacgctaaggcgcccctgtgctgtgcgatgtcagtgcacgttaaagatccccaggtggtcaaattattccggagccctccactacggcacctatttgttcctttacAATGCCAGCAAGGCTAATCGCGAGGTCATATCTGGCTGTAAAAGAACAATACAGCAATGAATTCGAAGATTAGATACACGTATTTTGGCATCAGGGAATCGCGGGCGTCAACGATGAACGTCGTGTGACTGCCATACCGCGTTACCGTTCCGTCGTAGTGAACAGTGTGTACAAAGATCCTGTGGTTGTCAGATCCCGGCTTCACATTTCTTTTACGTCGTTTTGTCCTTTTATCTGACTACTATTACGCAGCCGGGGTGCGGGTCCGATTAGCCTCATTCAAATGCTACTCGCTCCTTACGCAGATTGTGCCACTTGATGCCGTGGTGTCTTTTGAGAGGTCGATatcgcacggcagccattttttttctcattggaagACACATCTCGTATTCCCCTATACACCGATAAGAAAGTTCGCAGAAGCTCGACGAATGTTGCTAGGTAGAAGAATGCACGCTCCAGCGACGAAATAAACGTCTGCGCACTTGTTTTGCGACAAATTTTCGACTTTTGGCTTGATTaaagggggtttaacttcccaaagcgactctggctatgagggacgccgtagtaaagggcttcggaaatttcgaccacttggggctctttaaaggggctgtgaagggggctctaataaagtttgcggcatgcctgggatattgaagcacgccgcttcacgaatagtgtccagcatgaattttttaaatgcgctttgtagaagctgagttatctgtagttaaaatttgaatttcagcgtcttcgcgcctttccctctcctctcgtcactttttgcacgctggaaggtaggcgctccttcgccgacccccctctgggagcggagcttcccgacccgccggtgataagcggcttattggccgcggccacggtagctgcctgacgtctgaaagaatctaaccaatggccacctctcactttgtctacgcagatgcgggggacggaggagggtgcgggcgtgaaaaagtcgccgggaagggctcgccaactttgacgcgtgattgtgggtcgtctgctgcgtgtagaagagcattatttggctctggttttcatggcaacacagtgcagtgattaagttaGTTAATGTTCTCTCcacggaaggcgtttcagagccccttttatATTGCGCACTCTTCTTTACTGCATGGGTTCTATGAGTTAAGTAAATAAAGGCGTTCCTTTCGTTCCAAACGCAAAAATGCATTGACGCAAACCTTTATACTGTTAGTCTCGTCATATTCCTTGTTCAAGGCTATGGGCGTGCCCCTTATCATTTTATGTGCCAGCCCAGAGGCGACTAGATTTCACGGCAATGGTTGCAGCCACTCGCAACCGTTTCTAAGGTGTTCGAGATTATCGTATGTGGTGTGGAGGGGCCTTATCCCGGAGGTTCCCAGTCACATTTAAATTTAGCGGGTTCAAGAGTGACCGGCAGTCTAGTCTTCGATGACCGAACCCGCCCACTTGCTTCTTCCGCCCCTGCCGTCATCAGTCCTTTTTGAAGGTACAGGTTCGCGTAATGAACAGTTTCCGTTGGAAGCCTTCAACTGTCTTCGCCCCTGCACGACCGCTTTATAGTATTAGACTACCATGCCCGCCAGGCTGTTTTGTAAGCGATATGACAGTTTAAGTGCTGCTGAACTTTCTAGGGTAATTAGGAATTTCTCAGACATAAAACATACATAGCCATGAGGATGGAAGGCCGGAGTCCTGTCATCCGGACTGTTAGCTTTTTTAACTATGCAATGTGTTAAATGAGCCTTGATTGATAAAAAAGGGGGCTGAAGATTGTAAAAAGAGAACACTGCTCGGCTATAAGGGGTTTAGGACGAGATTAGACGTGGCACTAAAACGAAGAGATTAGGACGAAGCAAAAGAAGACGTCACTGAAGGTGGTGTATTTGGCGTCGCCAAGACGAGGGCGGCGGATAGTGAGAAGAGCGGGCATAATTAGCAAGTTTGCTGGAGATACCTGAAGATTtaggagatgcctttgtcctgctatgcacgcagttaggctgatgatgagcGTGTAAAGGGGACaggaatcgggcagagtgggtgagatatcaaacacgggttaatgacatcctagtcaaaatcgagaggaagaaatggtcttaGGCAGGGCATTcattgcaaaggcaagataaccgctggtccttaagggtaacggagtggatttcaagagatgacaagcgtagcagggggcggctgaaagttaggtgggcgtatgagattaagaagtttgtgggacTGGGGTGGCCGCATTTGCATAAGATAGGGCtgtttggagagacatgggagatgcctttgcactgcagtgggcgtagtcaggatgatgatgatgatgatgaaactttAGTTGATGTCCATCGTTCGCGGTTGTTGTTGTTTCCTAAGTGTCGGTGCCTAGTCTTCCTTGGTCGTCGCCTCTTCGCGCTTGTACCTTGTATCGCTGTGTTCTAAAGTGGCACTCACACAATCTAAGAATGTATTTGAACTCCTTCAAAATGAAGAAAAGAtgaaatgaaaacaaagagaaactACTTTGGCACTACGCATTGTTACAAAGCAGGAAACTTAAAGAAGGAAACGGCTACGACATGAACGCTGTGCCCTAGCTGCATGCGTTGTAGAAAAAGAAACAATCATATTGAATTTTAGTGAACGATTGCATCCTCTCAGGATAATCGTAATAATTATCTATGACAATTCCCAATGCAAAATACAAAGTTATGAAGTCAAAGAACTTCTAGCCCGGCTATCCGGACATGGGTAGCTTGtaggagaaaaacaaaaaaaaatggcggtggtttagctctggttaaacctggagtgacgcgatagctacagctggctaaGTGGAACTTGGTCGCATGACCAATTACgtcacgaaccacgtgatcagccacggcgccgcgccgccggcagctgctccgcaccacgtgacagcgtggcggcgcagccgcgctgaaggctcgaaatgctaccgtaatgtagctatcgctacaaatacAAAACAAGGATGTGCTTTGGTGAAACGTTTGGACAGTGAATGAATAGTTCTGAAAGGCGCACCACCATAATTTTTTTCAATCCAATGAGAGAAGTACGGAAATACTGAAACAATAAAGGGCACAGTTTAAAAAAATTATCATTACCAAGAATAAACTGGGTAAACAGCAATGTACTTAAAAAATCGGTACAATGGCAAGTACAAGGGCCTTAGCAAGGGCGGCTTATTAAAGTGCCAAGTATCTTTGTTCAGTAATTGCGTCACACAGGAACGGCGTCTTCGGCGAGCCTGATCGAACACGTCACAGCCGCTTTTGATTCAGATAATACATTCAGGACGGTTGGTCAGCGCTGGCCAGTTGCAAATTTGCCGTTCGATATCAAATATTGTGTTTGGAGCACAAGTTTTTACATGCGGCGTCGAATGCACACACTGATAATACTTGCTACAGTCAGTCTCGTGAGGCAGAAGATTGTTGCTACTTGATCCCTCGCATATATCACTCTTTTGCTTAGGTGCAACCACTGCAGGAACTGGTGACATCGTATATGCTTCTGGTGACGTCATGCCGATTGCGTCGCCGCTTACAGAGGTTGACTTTTCTATGACAGGTGGAGTCGCATGCAATGATGGACCGTCAGTGGAGGTGCCTTCTGACATAGGCACCTCCACTGATGGCACTGTAGTCGGAGTTTCCAGTAAAATCACGTTGGCTCGGGTGGAAGGCCGGTCCGTTCCATTAGCACCGCCTAAACGGCCTAGACCACCCCAGGTTTGGTCACGGCCCTGCGGATTTGGCGTTGTCGTGTCGGGTTGAGATGGCGTTGTGGCCGACTTCATGCTGAGCGTCTGTTTTACATGAGGTCGGAAAGGGTTCCTGGTGCTGAACAGGTCTTCCCCCCACCACGTTTCGTTGGGGGGATAGTAGGGAAGGTCATGGTCGAGCGACGCCGCGTCGAAACTGGAACGCAGAGTCTTAAGGAGTTGAGTCTTCCCGGCGCAGGAACCAGTGTAGTCATCCAGGTCCACTGTCCTAATTGCTACCCCGCGGTATTTtcgtcccatgaccatttttgcCTGCGATTCGAGGAAAGAAATATTACGAGGAGATTGGACCTTGCGCTTTAGCAGGAAACCTACTTTTAGTCAGACACATAAAACAAGCACCACATCTACACTGAGGCTACAGAATACGGAACGAAGACCCGACGTAGAGTTTATTATTACGTCTTTATTATCTCTTAGAGTTTTCTTGTTGTGCAGCAGATTTATGCGACTTAAAAAAagacagtcacaaaagacaagggaaaagagaaggagtgttcacgccacaacgccACCACACTCCTTAtcctgtcccttgtcttttgtgactgtttttttttcaagttacaatgtaccaactggcccgaaTTTCAACCCTTCTACAAATTGATGCGCGAAAGACAGAAAACCTTCGGTGAGAGTATGGAGACTATGAGGGACAAAAGTAACTGAGCCCCCTCCAAGTTCCGATGCGTGCCGCACTTTAGGGGGGCGCCACCTGAGGATACACTCCTGGTGTTGAGACCGGCGCATGGAGGGGGAATCGGCCACTTTTGGCCTCACAAGTGCATTCCGGTCGATACAGCAGTGCTCTTAACAGCTAAAACTCACGGACGCTACACAAATAGAACCAAAAGCTTTGGAGCATCTGGTGTTTGGTACTTTCTACGAAAAATGCAGTCCAGGAAATTAGTTGATAGCCTCGAGTAACTTAACACTACTGCAAATGTGAGAGTGGTTCACGACATATATATGCGCTTCTTAGAATAGAAATTCCCGACCTTTTGAAGGATGCTTTGTTCGTCTTCGTAGGCTACGAATTCTTCGTCGTGACGAAGGAAAGGGCAGGCCTCCTCTCCGAACCGCTCCTGAGTCCATCCGCTTCGTAGTTGATCGCAGACCTGAAAGAACGTGCGTATAGTGTCTACAAAATACAACCTGAACGGTTAGTTTCTTGTCTGCGTTAGACTTATCTGCAAAGTCGTCGCGCCTTGATAGCAAACACGCCTGCTTCGTGGGTCCTCACACCAGGCATCTAATCTGCACTGTGTGCAAGGTTATGATTCTGGATCCTTCACTGTCATGTCGGACACAGTGACAAGTGATTgaaggttcgtttattacatgtttatggtacaaggttagaaaacactggaatacagaaggaggtcccaaagtcagagactatggacgggacctcctgtaagaacaattgtaaaaaagaattacagactgcagatgcaaaaaaaattaaagttgctGGCATTataaatgagcagtgagtgaaatacgagaagtaatgcaaacccttatttgaatgaaaaatgattacacacctaatagCATGCAGACcaatacaaaacacaaatcattgaatgatataaatgacaaaactagtactATTTACCATGTAAAATACTattagggggattgtaaaaactgacggagagcggatttaaaggcacagatattagatgattgcttaatgctaactggtaataAGTTCCATAATGTAgtggcagtgaaacgaactgtttgctttccataataagtgttaggtttagggagtaaaaagttaCTGTTATTAGCAAAACGCGTGTCGTTGCGACGTGGATTTTGGTcactgctagttaacgaaaaaggaagtagatttctaacagatttgtacataagggtacataatttgtagtcGATTATATATGGGCACCGATAAAATATTGTATGATAGGAGCAGACGAGGGGCGTTTGCAGAGTAGTGACTATAAGTGATAATTCGAATTGCTTGATTTTGAAGagtttgcagagaagataaatgcgaatgacacgtgtttccccaagatgaaatgcaatactAACACACAGAATGCCCGGAAAAATGGGGACGCCCTTCTAAAATCCTCTTCGTACTGGCATCGTAGAACGATTAAGTGGACCATACTAAATAAAGGCTGACGAAGAGTTCGAGGTATTTGAAAGCTACTGGTGGGGATATGCTTGCGGGTCCTGCCGGCGATTGCTCGACCATAGCGATACTTAAATGCTAAATAAGGTCCACAAATCAGGCACATACCTGAGACCTGAATGATCTACATAGCTTCAAACACAATCAACGAAGTATCTTTGCGAAGTACTCGAGCCCCAAGCAGCCCTCACTCGTACCCCAAAGTGCGCGCTGAAACTCCTTACAGAGGACGGTGACATTTGCCACAGGTGCCCGCCATCGGCACGAGGAACGGTCGTCTAGCAGCTGCTGTGAGCCAGTTCCGGGGCATTACAAGTTCTGAAACTCGTCTTCTGCTCGGGCATCTACGCTGTGTCACAAACGGTCTGATGATTTTAATAGACTTGAATACATGGATACAGTACGGGGACAATCAGTGCGGGTAATTACTGTGTCTGCCACAGGATGACAAGTTTCGGCTCGAATACTCGAAGGCTTGCAATATTGGGAAAGGAacacggaggcaaaacgctaaggcgcccgtgtgctgtgcgatgtcagcccaaGTTAAAGAtatctaggtggtcgaaattattccggagccctccactacggcgcctcttccttcctttattctttcactccctcctttatcccattccttacggcgcggtttgggtgtccaacgatatatgagacagatactgcgccattttcttgcccccaagaccaattattattaattattattaacacGCACCAAAAGAAGATGAGCCATTCTGAGAATTTTGTATCTGCAGATATATTCCTGGGGAATTCAGTCGTGTAAAGCCTCCGGTGATTTCGACGTTTTTTTAACCAATCCATGCACTTCGCTGTGGCTTTTATAACAGGTCACTGTTGACTGTCTGCCCAAAACTAACGAAACAAACGCAAGGAAAAATGCGTGTCTTTTTAAAAAAGCATAAGCCTCTCTCTCGAAACGTGGGCCAAATGTGCATGGGAGCACCCCAAATTGGGACTGAGCCTTCTATAGCTGTCATCAAATGCGCTATGAGGCACAAGTGTGTTTTGGCAAGAGGATTCTGACGGAAATACGAACACATGCAAAGTGAAGAATACATAAGAAACCTTCGTCATAAGGGTGAAGGAACGCTAAGGGCGCTTGTCCCGAGTTCTATGTGATGTGCGTTCCGCTTAGCGCTGGAATCCTGTTTGTTGCTTGCATTTTTACTACGAAAGCAGTTCTAGCCGCACTCTCCGGTTTTTGACGGTGTCCGTCTGTGCGAAGCCTCCGAGTAGCCAGTGTAACTgtctcactgggtcagtggacacctcaatcgcgctccGAGTTGGCAGTGGCGTCCACGTATACAAttgaggaagttatgcgcctttccttttttcaaacccattttaaggtgaaagcctttgtTGCCCGTGAGTGGCGTGGACAGGTTGTGTAACGCTTTCACCAATCCATAGCCAATCCACAATCTAATCCATAGTCATCCAACAAGTCAATCCATAATTCCCAATTCAGTCCATAATCCAACAAGGCACGAAGTGTCAGTGAAGAATTAACGTAATTAATTAGTACCAATTAAAGTCGTCACACTGGTCACGTGACAGGATGAATTGCAAAATTTAGACAGTGATGATGTCACACAATGTCTTCCTAATTTATTTAGCAGTTTATTTGATTTTGCTCATTGTTTTCGTATAGTACCTGTGGTTTTCATTTTGTAGTTTATTTAATGGACAAACAATACACGTTCTGTTTTTAGCCAGCGCTTCGTTTGTGTCTGCTGTTACTTCGTCCCGGGCCTGCTATGCTTCGTACTCACTTGTTAACGTACACTAACCGGCCAAGGTTTTTGTTTTACTAGGGTTTCATTTTTCGTTCAACAGACTCTATTCTTTTCTCTTTTGTCTGTATAATCTGGGTTTGTTATTGAGGAGATCGCCTGGGCTACTTGTCCGGCTCGCCTGTACGCCTTTTCGTTGCAGTACTCTTTCATTCCCGCATCCAGAAGTCTGCCTTCTGTATGGCAGCTTGGCTCCTTTAGGAGGCCACGAAAAACGGGCGTGCGAGGTCCTGAGGTCCGAGGCATGGCCACAAGTGAGCTTCTTCACTGACTGCTTGATAACCGTCcatgcgagagagagagataaaacatttattatttcattgaagtgttctacgagtcaggtaggcggactcctcagttcaggactccagtggcttgggcggatgcctggaccagtctgatgatgcgacactggtcctccagaccattgctggtcggggctgcctcccactgcttgtATGATGTAtttaatgtttttagatgaggtccATGCGAGAGGCCCACCGCAGCAGCTCCTACTGAAAGTTTCCATAAGATGAGTGCAGGGGTGcgtcacttgaccactacaccagtgcgatatgaggtcaCTGTATCTTTCCTACCTCAAAtcatccccaaaactaaacgcctaagcagctgtcgctgaatctcgcgttacatagtcgtaaccgtgctgtgagttttttttttttaggttaccGTGAAAGTTACCGCTTATTGATTACACGTGGCCTCGCTGCTTTCTCACCTCGTAGGATGACAGGAACCCCTGCTGCTTCGTGTAAGTTACTGATTGCACGTGGCCTTGCTGCTTTCTCACCTCGTAGGATGAAAGGAACCCCTGCTGCTTCGTGTAAGGCCCAGCGCGGCCCGTGAACACAGTGTGCACGCCGGAGCCCGAACCCATGGCGGAGTATGTGCTGCCCGATAGCGGGATGTCGAGCACTACGCTTAGACGCTGGCCGCCTCTCTGCACAACGAGCTCGGCTCTGTCGATCTGCAAAGAGAGGAAGGacaactgaactgaactgaactgaaggtATTGTGACGCAAGAGGCTCCTTTCACGGCTGCTTGAAGTCAATACCACCGCACGGCTGTTAAGGTTTTAAACGGTAGTACTGGCTAGGAAATTGCTCTTCAGATGCCCGAAGCTTTTGAATTCGACGTTGGGTCATTTTCGCAGCATAAATTTTTTTGTGATGAAAGGTGTATGTCGTAGATGAAAACCTCCATGTTCGAGtgagctgtgtgatgtcagagcaGGTCAATCAACCACAGGTGGTATAGCTATGTCGTTCAGGTCACTACACTGCGGCGTCTGTTATCTACCTGCTCAATAGCAAGTAACTCGGAGTCCTTTATCTATGGCATAGCTTCAGACGCCGAGTAGTGACTGACGAAAGCCGTTGTAGATACAGACAATGTCTACAGAGCCACCCGATCAAGTTCGCACCATTCTTTAGAACGTTACATACCCGCGGAACAGCATTTTTTCTAAAACTCCAAATTTTAGCAGCGGTCTTGACGCTATCTGATAAGGTATATAGGGTGATGTAACCAGGAGAAATTCACTCAGGAAATCAGTTGAGCACTTAGGACACGTACAAAAGCTTAATTCGTTTCTCTGGCGCTACCACGCCCCTTCGTTGAGTATGGTGATCGTAGACAATTGTCATGATTTGTTCCCCCATCCCTTTGGTAGAACGTCAAACAAGGAAAGTCCTTAGCTGACTTCAATACATAGTCCTGTCACAGGTAGGCATAGACTTGACTATAGTTCACATCTGCAGCCAGAATAGCTTTAAGTTTCCCGAGACGTTGTTCTTGTAGGCTTGCAGCGGATGTCGAATGTTTCTATAAGTGGGACGCTCAGTTACTTGAGAGGCGTAAGCAATCGATTGGTTGCACTAGCCTGTGTTGTTGctcgcgatgatgatgatgttaaacTGCAATGCCACAAGGACAACGTTGtccaaagagtgccatgacacaaaGCATTGTTTCTTTTACTCAAGGTGCGGTCTATACGACCCATTTTTCAAGAATTTCACCCAAGGGAGGCCGAGCATCAcaccaggggaagcttgtacccagtgtaccaccgatgggtacccggtggcactggggatcgcacCCCGCACATCCCGCATGCGAAGAGTATGGTCAAACCCCTACGGATCACCGCGGTTATCTTGTGCTGAACTTTATCGTCCTGCTGATCGCTTTTATTAGGTGAAGAGTGCAGGAGTTAAggaatttaaaaaataaacgagATATCACGCTGTGGCCTCCAGCACCACTGCGCTGTAATTAGAATTGAGTGTTACACGTTGTATCGGGTGTTCAAGTGGTTAATTTGTTGTAGGTTTTCGAATGAGGATTTAGAAAAGCAGTCCAGGCCATGATATCTGAGCACACCCAGTGAAgcgttagaaaaaaaagaaatcaacatTCTTGCTATATAGCATTGCCTTTGACCTAATGAAATAATCCTTCAATATTTCGTAGATTTATGTTGCTACTGTAGATTCTTTGTGTTACAAAAAATGAGCCTATCGAGTGGTAATACTTACGTCTGTCATGTCCATGCTTCTTGGGACATTCAATCCGGAGCCCTTTGGGAACTCGAGGCAGTCGTTTGTTTTCACAAAGAAGAAGTTAACTACCCTGAAACGGGATACGACACCATGGTGACATGTTTATTgaggtaaacaacaacaacaacaacatggtgAGCCAGTAAAGTGAATAGTTTACCAGAGGGCATTGCTCGCGTTCTTGCGAAGAAAGCGTCAAATCACTGGGCGGAAAGAGGCAGATATATCGTCAATTCAATTGCGTTAACTGGTTGGTACTGAAAGAAGTTTTGCTTCAGGGCATCAATCCTTATTTCAAACTATTAACCGCTGGGTGTGCGCCCACAAAGACGAAGTATATGTAGATGTTATGAACTAGTCATACGTCTGGTGCAGTGTTTAAAGAGAAATTACAGTGTTGTGCGGTAAGAATTGTTTTCCTCTGATTCTATTATCCCTATAAGTGCGGGAGGGGAAATATGGGCGGTAACGAGgacatggtgtcggccgattgAGCCAACGGCAAAGCGAAAAACAAAAAGTGGAATACAACTGAAACAGAACTGCATGATCGCTGCCTAAAATGGCATCTAAAAGAGCACTGTTCAAGAAACTGTTACGTCGGTTACGCATGTTTTGCGCAAGCATTGATTATGAATTAATTTCACGAATTAGGATCTCAATTTAACCTTTTTAACGGTCTTGCGGGAGTAGTTTAGAGAGTTTTTATTTGGGATGTCGCAAGAGGCCACAGACTGTCGTTAATAGGTCACAAATCCTTTAAAAAGAAGTTTCAGAAGCCTGCAATTTTGGGGTGTTTTGCCTTTTTTGTATGAGAGTTTGAGAGCCTAGAAAAAATCCCGCGTTCAGCATTGACTACAGTAGAATTTGCTTGTTTTTTGGTTTTGTGTGTCGTTAAAAAAAGGGTACAAACGACACACTAACCGACTTCCACCATCAGATGCCTCCATCCCCGCCAAaaagaccgtcacccaaaagaaaagGTCCAAGGCGTGGTACAAAGAATTTCTTGTTTGAAG
This region of Amblyomma americanum isolate KBUSLIRL-KWMA chromosome 5, ASM5285725v1, whole genome shotgun sequence genomic DNA includes:
- the LOC144133162 gene encoding chitinase-3-like protein 1; translation: MKCAERSQRKSSFDLSHPSMAKSYQARFLIFCVATSAAILSQGSTKTQKPVYYTFCFWDGLSRWRPAPHNFSVSDIPAELCSAVVYSHVTIDDKTGSIKLTEQELKLDPEARAYSKSFIYNPIWMLPPHRAFRQLNDLKKRNPKLKILLAVGGPRDPVEKYWQFFRAMHLWRDTVLSLAQWLKTYDFDGVVFDFFSGTSTAQDSIRTWDTARLIHPFLRDIRTKFQVDYITDWRIVLTLPAFDSVTQRLFDIGRLSEVVNFFFVKTNDCLEFPKGSGLNVPRSMDMTDIDRAELVVQRGGQRLSVVLDIPLSGSTYSAMGSGSGVHTVFTGRAGPYTKQQGFLSSYEVCDQLRSGWTQERFGEEACPFLRHDEEFVAYEDEQSILQKAKMVMGRKYRGVAIRTVDLDDYTGSCAGKTQLLKTLRSSFDAASLDHDLPYYPPNETWWGEDLFSTRNPFRPHVKQTLSMKSATTPSQPDTTTPNPQGRDQTWGGLGRLGGANGTDRPSTRANVILLETPTTVPSVEVPMSEGTSTDGPSLHATPPVIEKSTSVSGDAIGMTSPEAYTMSPVPAVVAPKQKSDICEGSSSNNLLPHETDCSKYYQCVHSTPHVKTCAPNTIFDIERQICNWPALTNRPECII